From Parasphaerochaeta coccoides DSM 17374, a single genomic window includes:
- a CDS encoding MFS transporter: MATLLLVIIYASFISLGLPDALLGSTWPVIRVDIAASVGAAGYISFIASACTILSSIASGRILARFGVGKVTVFSVFLTAIALYGFSKAPAYWWFLILAFPLGLGAGGVDTGLNWFIAGNYEARHMNWLHAFWGVGALLGPNIMAGNLTAGGTWRNGYGTVALLQSILVIILTGAIPLWKIVADRKALPDRQKVEEQARIASGQPMLFYVKRPGVLLSMGAFLLYCAFETTLGLWSSSYLVETRSLTPVLAARWTSLFYGSIMAGRLISGFLTFTLSSRVIFRSGMALMVAGSLCFLLPVGPYGALAGIILAGLGGGPLLPTWIHLTPRRFGTQYSGRIIGIQMASSYVGISLLSPLFGLIFSKTAMDLLPVVLLSYAVGMSVLAEAVEKRLARH, encoded by the coding sequence ATGGCAACGCTTTTACTTGTCATTATCTATGCATCTTTCATCAGCCTTGGGTTACCCGATGCGCTTCTTGGCTCGACGTGGCCGGTGATTCGCGTAGACATTGCCGCGTCGGTTGGGGCGGCAGGGTACATTTCCTTCATAGCCTCCGCCTGTACCATACTGTCCAGCATAGCCAGTGGCAGGATATTGGCACGTTTTGGTGTCGGCAAAGTGACTGTTTTCAGCGTTTTTCTCACGGCAATCGCTCTCTACGGCTTTTCCAAAGCCCCTGCCTACTGGTGGTTCCTCATCCTTGCCTTCCCCTTGGGGTTGGGCGCCGGAGGCGTGGATACCGGATTGAACTGGTTCATAGCGGGGAATTATGAAGCCCGACATATGAACTGGCTCCACGCGTTCTGGGGAGTAGGAGCCTTGCTTGGACCGAACATCATGGCGGGGAACCTGACCGCGGGAGGCACATGGAGGAACGGTTACGGAACCGTCGCCCTACTCCAAAGCATTTTGGTCATCATCCTGACAGGTGCTATCCCTCTTTGGAAGATAGTAGCCGACCGCAAGGCTCTGCCTGACCGTCAGAAAGTAGAAGAACAGGCTCGAATTGCCTCCGGACAACCCATGCTGTTCTATGTAAAACGCCCAGGCGTACTCCTATCCATGGGAGCGTTTCTCCTGTACTGCGCCTTTGAAACTACCTTAGGACTCTGGAGCAGCAGTTATCTGGTCGAAACGCGTTCCTTGACTCCTGTCCTTGCCGCACGCTGGACATCCCTTTTCTACGGCAGCATCATGGCCGGACGGCTCATCTCAGGTTTCCTCACTTTCACCCTGTCGTCACGGGTCATCTTCCGCTCCGGCATGGCCCTCATGGTGGCAGGATCCCTCTGCTTCCTTCTTCCCGTAGGCCCATACGGGGCACTTGCAGGCATCATTCTTGCGGGTTTGGGCGGAGGCCCCTTGCTTCCCACATGGATTCATCTGACTCCGCGACGCTTTGGTACGCAATATTCAGGCAGGATCATCGGCATCCAGATGGCATCATCCTACGTGGGCATCTCCTTACTGTCACCGCTTTTCGGTCTCATTTTCTCCAAAACCGCCATGGACTTGCTCCCTGTCGTCCTGCTGTCCTATGCCGTGGGGATGAGCGTTCTCGCGGAAGCCGTGGAAAAACGCCTTGCACGGCATTGA
- a CDS encoding NusG domain II-containing protein: MGKRLREWVRPGDILIFILGLGFVIILSAASVRTVESGASTYALIRSGDQAWRFPLDVDRKVDIPGIAGITKLVIEDGYIWAEDSPGPRHIIMKMGKINTPGQWLLSVPNAVFVTIEGTVDPATREVDDVAM; the protein is encoded by the coding sequence ATGGGAAAAAGACTCCGTGAATGGGTTCGTCCGGGAGACATCCTCATCTTCATCCTTGGACTTGGTTTCGTCATCATTCTTTCTGCGGCTTCGGTTCGGACGGTGGAAAGCGGCGCATCGACCTATGCCCTGATTCGCAGCGGAGACCAGGCGTGGCGTTTCCCTCTGGATGTGGATAGAAAGGTTGACATCCCTGGTATAGCAGGTATTACCAAGTTGGTGATTGAGGACGGCTATATCTGGGCGGAAGACTCTCCGGGGCCACGGCACATCATCATGAAAATGGGTAAGATAAATACACCGGGACAATGGTTGCTCAGCGTACCCAACGCAGTCTTTGTCACTATTGAGGGAACGGTAGATCCTGCGACACGGGAAGTAGATGACGTGGCCATGTGA
- a CDS encoding metal ABC transporter substrate-binding protein: MKRFQRTVLVSILTMGLVLPLAAAGVKEQALTDDKLVIMTSFYIPYDFTSKIAGDYAQVTNLVPTGVEPHDWEPSIGDMRRLEKADVLVVNGAGMEAWLDKVLASLSNKNLTVVTLSDGVEFLAEGEHHHDHEDEHEADHDHEDEHEDEHDHEDEHDHGDIDPHTWLDIRNAIIGLGNIMKALKEIDPANASAYQANYDAWEAKFNALDQKYRAGLASVPKKTVVVSHAAFGYMTHAYGFEQEAIEGVFADSEPSPSRMAAIIDLVREHDITTIFTEQLVSPKVAATIARETGVKTAVLDPVEGLSQKDLDAGRDYLSVMEDNLAALIDALR; this comes from the coding sequence ATGAAGCGTTTTCAAAGAACTGTTCTTGTGTCAATCTTAACCATGGGGCTTGTCCTTCCACTGGCAGCCGCGGGGGTGAAAGAACAGGCATTGACAGATGACAAGCTGGTCATCATGACCAGTTTCTATATTCCTTATGATTTCACGTCAAAGATTGCAGGTGATTATGCGCAGGTGACTAACCTTGTTCCTACAGGAGTGGAGCCTCACGATTGGGAACCTTCCATAGGCGATATGCGTCGTCTTGAAAAAGCGGATGTCTTGGTCGTCAATGGTGCAGGGATGGAAGCATGGCTTGATAAAGTCCTGGCATCTCTTTCCAACAAGAACTTGACCGTCGTGACCTTATCAGATGGCGTGGAATTTCTCGCGGAAGGAGAACACCACCATGACCACGAGGATGAGCATGAGGCCGACCATGATCACGAAGATGAGCATGAGGATGAGCATGACCATGAAGATGAGCATGACCATGGGGACATCGACCCTCATACGTGGCTTGATATTCGCAATGCCATCATCGGTCTGGGAAATATCATGAAGGCGTTGAAGGAAATAGATCCGGCGAACGCATCAGCTTACCAAGCCAACTATGACGCATGGGAAGCCAAGTTCAATGCTCTTGACCAGAAGTACCGTGCTGGATTGGCTTCCGTCCCGAAGAAAACCGTCGTTGTCTCCCATGCAGCGTTTGGCTACATGACGCATGCCTATGGATTCGAGCAGGAAGCTATTGAAGGAGTCTTTGCGGATTCCGAGCCTTCGCCGTCCCGTATGGCGGCAATCATCGACTTGGTGCGTGAGCATGACATCACGACCATCTTCACCGAACAGCTCGTTAGCCCGAAGGTGGCGGCGACCATTGCACGGGAAACCGGGGTAAAGACTGCCGTCCTCGACCCTGTAGAAGGGTTGTCCCAGAAGGACTTGGATGCGGGGCGCGACTATCTTTCCGTCATGGAAGACAATCTTGCGGCCTTGATCGATGCTTTGCGATGA